A window from Apostichopus japonicus isolate 1M-3 chromosome 2, ASM3797524v1, whole genome shotgun sequence encodes these proteins:
- the LOC139979942 gene encoding sulfotransferase 1C2-like, with protein sequence MAESKVPDFMKDSHAVLSNVVEYEGVCFPAFARPHILKQLKTFEVREDDLILATYPKCGTHWMMEVIFLMQHNGHVDKIPRNVNPALHGGLSFGVPPDMKRSVMESLATQPSPRFYMTHLPSQLLPPQVWTKKPKVVYVTRNPKDACNSMFRFANANPMNKEPIPWEDIYQNFMSKRAVFGNWFDHILGYWEHRNDENVCFVTFEEMKKDIRAVIRRLEKFIGVTVTDDGLERIVEHCSLEGMKKTYAKIEAASPDGVHYTRANGQIPFLQKGVSGGWKALFTDEQRDAVDKMVKERLAGTGLDAIYN encoded by the exons ATGGCCGAATCAAAGGTACCAGATTTTATGAAAGATTCCCATGCCGTACTTAGCAACGTGGTTGAGTACGAAGGTGTTTGTTTCCCGGCATTCGCAAGACCTCATATTCTGAAACAACTTAAGACATTTGAGGTCCGAGAAGATGACCTCATCTTAGCAACGTATCCAAAGTGCG GGACCCATTGGATGATGGAGGTGATATTTTTGATGCAGCATAACGGTCACGTTGATAAAATACCACGTAATGTCAACCCGGCCTTACATGGTGGATTATCTTTCGGAGTACCCCCTGATATGAAGCGGTCGGTAATGGAAAGTCTTGCAACTCAGCCATCCCCCAGATTTTATATGACCCATTTACCAAGCCAGCTTCTCCCACCGCAAGTCTGGACGAAAAAACCCAAG GTCGTTTACGTGACTAGAAATCCCAAGGATGCATGCAACTCTATGTTTCGATTCGCTAATGCTAATCCTATGAACAAAGAACCTATTCCATGGGAAGATATATACCAAAATTTCATGTCTAAAAGAG CTGTTTTTGGAAATTGGTTTGACCACATTTTGGGATACTGGGAACATCGCAATGACGAAAACGTTTGCTTCGTCACATTTGAAGAGATGAAaaag GATATTAGAGCTGTAATAAGGCGATTGGAAAAATTCATCGGAGTAACCGTGACCGACGACGGCTTAGAGAGAATTGTTGAGCATTGCAGCTTGGAGGGAATGAAGAAGACCTACGCGAAAATAGAAGCTGCTAGTCCGGATGGAGTCCATTACACTAGGGCGAATGGTCAAATTCCATTCCTTCAGAAAG GCGTTTCTGGAGGATGGAAAGCTCTATTTACTGACGAGCAGAGAGACGCTGTCGACAAAATGGTCAAAGAAAGATTAGCTGGAACTGGTCTCGATGCCATTTACAACTAG
- the LOC139980024 gene encoding sulfotransferase 1C4-like isoform X2 yields MSMANLPDFVGRADAFIELAIEYEGVWFPPLVKTHILDQLKTFEVREDDVLLATYPKCGTHWMMEIMSLMEHDGHVDKVKRDPDPAHFSDLSFAIPPDFNSSVMDILDKRPSPRFYISHLPSQLLPPQVWTKKCKVVYVTRNPKDACSSLYRFINGNPMLKEPIPWDAVFQNFMSEKAQFGNWFDHSLGFWKHRNDDHVCFITFEEMKKDIRSVIRRLEKFLDLKITDEGFERIVKYSSVEEMKKTYSKIEEDYGERGKMFTRAFGLVPFIQKGVSGSWKAQFTDEQSEQLNQAIKEKLAGTGLEVHYQ; encoded by the exons ATG AGTATGGCCAATTTGCCTGATTTTGTAGGACGTGCTGATGCTTTTATCGAGCTTGCAATCGAGTATGAGGGTGTCTGGTTTCCTCCATTAGTTAAAACTCACATACTCGATCAGTTGAAGACATTTGAGGTACGGGAGGATGATGTGCTGCTTGCAACTTATCCGAAATGCG GTACTCATTGGATGATGGAGATAATGTCGCTCATGGAACATGATGGTCACGTGGACAAGGTCAAGAGAGACCCGGATCCAGCTCATTTCAGTGATCTTTCTTTTGCCATTCCTCCGGATTTCAATAGTTCTGTCATGGACATCCTCGACAAACGACCATCCCCTAGGTTTTACATTAGCCATTTGCCAAGCCAGCTTCTTCCTCCGCAAGTTTGGACCAAGAAATGCAAG GTAGTTTACGTGACCAGAAATCCCAAGGACGCATGTTCCTCACTGTATCGCTTCATCAATGGCAACCCGATGCTCAAAGAACCGATCCCATGGGACGCAGTATTCCAAAACTTCATGTCGGAAAAAG CACAATTCGGGAATTGGTTTGATCATTCGCTTGGATTCTGGAAACATCGTAATGATGATCACGTGTGTTTCATCACatttgaagaaatgaaaaag GATATTCGTTCAGTTATTAGACGCTTGGAAAAGTTTCTGGATTTGAAAATTACTGACGAGGGATTTGAGAGGATTGTCAAATATTCCAGTGTTGAggaaatgaagaaaacatattCAAAAATTGAAGAGGATTATGGAGAACGCGGGAAGATGTTTACTAGAGCATTTGGCTTAGTACCTTTCATCCAAAAAG GAGTGTCTGGAAGTTGGAAAGCCCAGTTTACAGATGAACAGAGCGAACAACTGAACCAAGCGATTAAAGAAAAGTTGGCCGGGACGGGATTGGAAGTTCATTATCAGTGA
- the LOC139980024 gene encoding sulfotransferase 1C4-like isoform X1, protein MVALELLISATKTETWNDLSILRWRFSVNNCVDSFFPTSPKSMANLPDFVGRADAFIELAIEYEGVWFPPLVKTHILDQLKTFEVREDDVLLATYPKCGTHWMMEIMSLMEHDGHVDKVKRDPDPAHFSDLSFAIPPDFNSSVMDILDKRPSPRFYISHLPSQLLPPQVWTKKCKVVYVTRNPKDACSSLYRFINGNPMLKEPIPWDAVFQNFMSEKAQFGNWFDHSLGFWKHRNDDHVCFITFEEMKKDIRSVIRRLEKFLDLKITDEGFERIVKYSSVEEMKKTYSKIEEDYGERGKMFTRAFGLVPFIQKGVSGSWKAQFTDEQSEQLNQAIKEKLAGTGLEVHYQ, encoded by the exons ATGGTGGCGCTAGAACTGCTGATATCAGCTACGAAAACAGAGACATGGAATGATTTGTCTATTCTGCGTTGGAGATTTAGCGTGAATAACTGTGTTGATTCGTTCTTTCCAACTTCTCCTAAA AGTATGGCCAATTTGCCTGATTTTGTAGGACGTGCTGATGCTTTTATCGAGCTTGCAATCGAGTATGAGGGTGTCTGGTTTCCTCCATTAGTTAAAACTCACATACTCGATCAGTTGAAGACATTTGAGGTACGGGAGGATGATGTGCTGCTTGCAACTTATCCGAAATGCG GTACTCATTGGATGATGGAGATAATGTCGCTCATGGAACATGATGGTCACGTGGACAAGGTCAAGAGAGACCCGGATCCAGCTCATTTCAGTGATCTTTCTTTTGCCATTCCTCCGGATTTCAATAGTTCTGTCATGGACATCCTCGACAAACGACCATCCCCTAGGTTTTACATTAGCCATTTGCCAAGCCAGCTTCTTCCTCCGCAAGTTTGGACCAAGAAATGCAAG GTAGTTTACGTGACCAGAAATCCCAAGGACGCATGTTCCTCACTGTATCGCTTCATCAATGGCAACCCGATGCTCAAAGAACCGATCCCATGGGACGCAGTATTCCAAAACTTCATGTCGGAAAAAG CACAATTCGGGAATTGGTTTGATCATTCGCTTGGATTCTGGAAACATCGTAATGATGATCACGTGTGTTTCATCACatttgaagaaatgaaaaag GATATTCGTTCAGTTATTAGACGCTTGGAAAAGTTTCTGGATTTGAAAATTACTGACGAGGGATTTGAGAGGATTGTCAAATATTCCAGTGTTGAggaaatgaagaaaacatattCAAAAATTGAAGAGGATTATGGAGAACGCGGGAAGATGTTTACTAGAGCATTTGGCTTAGTACCTTTCATCCAAAAAG GAGTGTCTGGAAGTTGGAAAGCCCAGTTTACAGATGAACAGAGCGAACAACTGAACCAAGCGATTAAAGAAAAGTTGGCCGGGACGGGATTGGAAGTTCATTATCAGTGA
- the LOC139980024 gene encoding sulfotransferase 1C4-like isoform X3: MANLPDFVGRADAFIELAIEYEGVWFPPLVKTHILDQLKTFEVREDDVLLATYPKCGTHWMMEIMSLMEHDGHVDKVKRDPDPAHFSDLSFAIPPDFNSSVMDILDKRPSPRFYISHLPSQLLPPQVWTKKCKVVYVTRNPKDACSSLYRFINGNPMLKEPIPWDAVFQNFMSEKAQFGNWFDHSLGFWKHRNDDHVCFITFEEMKKDIRSVIRRLEKFLDLKITDEGFERIVKYSSVEEMKKTYSKIEEDYGERGKMFTRAFGLVPFIQKGVSGSWKAQFTDEQSEQLNQAIKEKLAGTGLEVHYQ; encoded by the exons ATGGCCAATTTGCCTGATTTTGTAGGACGTGCTGATGCTTTTATCGAGCTTGCAATCGAGTATGAGGGTGTCTGGTTTCCTCCATTAGTTAAAACTCACATACTCGATCAGTTGAAGACATTTGAGGTACGGGAGGATGATGTGCTGCTTGCAACTTATCCGAAATGCG GTACTCATTGGATGATGGAGATAATGTCGCTCATGGAACATGATGGTCACGTGGACAAGGTCAAGAGAGACCCGGATCCAGCTCATTTCAGTGATCTTTCTTTTGCCATTCCTCCGGATTTCAATAGTTCTGTCATGGACATCCTCGACAAACGACCATCCCCTAGGTTTTACATTAGCCATTTGCCAAGCCAGCTTCTTCCTCCGCAAGTTTGGACCAAGAAATGCAAG GTAGTTTACGTGACCAGAAATCCCAAGGACGCATGTTCCTCACTGTATCGCTTCATCAATGGCAACCCGATGCTCAAAGAACCGATCCCATGGGACGCAGTATTCCAAAACTTCATGTCGGAAAAAG CACAATTCGGGAATTGGTTTGATCATTCGCTTGGATTCTGGAAACATCGTAATGATGATCACGTGTGTTTCATCACatttgaagaaatgaaaaag GATATTCGTTCAGTTATTAGACGCTTGGAAAAGTTTCTGGATTTGAAAATTACTGACGAGGGATTTGAGAGGATTGTCAAATATTCCAGTGTTGAggaaatgaagaaaacatattCAAAAATTGAAGAGGATTATGGAGAACGCGGGAAGATGTTTACTAGAGCATTTGGCTTAGTACCTTTCATCCAAAAAG GAGTGTCTGGAAGTTGGAAAGCCCAGTTTACAGATGAACAGAGCGAACAACTGAACCAAGCGATTAAAGAAAAGTTGGCCGGGACGGGATTGGAAGTTCATTATCAGTGA